TTCTTGTGTTTGACCTTATTTCTATACCATCCCAATTATTTAAAATATATCGCTTTGCACTTTTTATAGCCTTTATTTTACTTTCATTATCACCTGTCTTTTCGATTATCTTTTTAAAAACCTTTGTTAGCTTTTTTTTATCAGATAAATTCAATGCGTCCTGTAAATCTTGGCTTATTGCTTCATCATTTAAATGTGTGGTTGCAACTCTTACGTATTTTTGAAGATGGTATCTATCAAGTACAAATTTACTTTTTGAAAGCCAGTTAACTCCTTGCCTTATCCATGACGCCCCATCTCCTGATATATACACCGTCTCTAAAAAATCAACGTCATATTGTTTATATATGTATTCCGATACTTCAAGCCACAAATTTTCTGAATTATTATACACACCCCCAAAATATCGAACATTCTTTAATACTTTTCTCTTCTTATTACTTTTTTCAAAGTCAATTCCCTCATGCACATATACAAGTTTTGGCATAATTGTATTTCTCTTGCCCTTCTCATTCTGTCTTAATGTGCTTTTTTGTTGTAATGCTACATGATCCTCGTCTGCCTCAACATACAATATTTTTACTTTTCTCTTTTTATCTACTTTTATTTCAGGCTCAACTATTTCAATATTATGTATTTTATTCATCACAGCTTGTTTGCTGATTTCATCAATATATGTCGCCTTTTCTCCTGCCTTTCTGTAGCTGCTGTCAGCTGCTTCTTCTATTGCATTAATTACAACATCGGCACTTACTCTGTCATGTGGTTCTACACCTACAATCCTGTCGACCAGGTGTTGTCTATTACCATTTTCCTTATGCTTAAAATATGTCCTGTTATAACTTAGTGTTCCAAATGTCGTTAAAATAGCTGTTTTATCTTTTCTTATAATTTCCCAATACTGTTTCCTTATTTCACAGTTACGTAAATATTCATCCATATCTTCAAGCACTTCTTTAAGTATATCGCGTCCAAGTTTAAATAAATCTTCTTTCAGACCAAGAATAAGATCAGCTAAGTCTTTTCCTTCTTCAATAAAATTTTTTATCTTTTTTTCAATTCTTTTTGCCCCAAATTCATTAAAATGTTGTATACTATTATACATAGAAGATGTCATCCTTTCTGTTAGATTTTTTTTTGTATTAATATCTTAACAGGATGTCATCTTCTTTTCAATTTTATATGGTATTTTATGTCTCATTCCCTACAATAACTTTACGCTAACTAAACTGGACATACAATTACGTTAGTTTACTGCCTCGCTTTCAAAATTTCTCTGTCTTTCGTTAGACCAATTGCTTGTTTTCGGAGTGCCCTTGACAACAAGCATCTCCTATATGATTAAAGCAGCCAGAGCGGAGCCACATTATATGTAGTAGGCCTCTGGGAACAGGTGGCTGCCGCCTTTTAATAGGATATCATACGGGTCCCTCTTATTGTAAAGGGAAGCTCCGCCACTCCTGCGGTATCGGTACTAGGCCACTTTTTTCTCATTCTTATAGTAGTCGTTTATATATTCTCTTGGCAATCTATATCCAAGTGATGAATGCAAACGCCTTGAGTTATAAAAACCTTCTATATAGTTAATTATCACCTTCCTAGTCTCTTTTTTTGTCTTGAAGCGGATTCCATATATCACGTCCTTCTTCAAGGTTGAGTGTAGATTTTCATTTTAATTTAGGTAAATCTACCCTTATTTTATCACATTAAAATAGGTGAAAAAAATTTTTAACCCTACCGCAATTTGAAAAAATATTTTCACTCGCTATATATGTCCTCTATGTGGATGCACCATATCATATATTCCTAACTTTTGTTTACCCGGATTTATTAATGCAGTAAATCATATTTTTGAATACATATATAATTTATTTTATCGTAAAGGTAGTATTAATTCAGTTATAAACCGACTAAATCTAAAAAACAACGTACAGTTTTCAAGGCAAATTCTATACTATTACAGAAAAAAATTCATTAAAAATCTCAATACAATACAAAATGGATTAAGACAAATAATACACAAAGTGAAATTACCGGATGAAACTCTTGGAAACACAGAAAAAGCAAGAAACGTTTTAGCAATAGTAGTAAGAGAATTCCCCAACATTCAACTATTCTCTCAAAAATACTATCAAGCTACCGCTAAAACATTTCTTGCAGCATGATTATAACATTAAAATAGGATTTTAAAAAGCGTCTTATGAAAAATTTTTAATGAAATCAACCGCAACACCATATTTTCCTTTACTTGAGCAAATAACTATGGTAACATCCGTGGTAAAGAACAGCCTGACCGGTCATGGCTTCCTAAAAATGCAACAGGAGGTCAGGAATATGTTAAGTGAAGAGGTAAGAAATGCCATTGCGTTAAAAAGATTTTCACTGATAAGTCCGATCCTAAATGGACAAGTGAATAATCGTAAGGACTATTATGCTCAAATTTCATCAAAACCCGTAGAAATGCCACACTATGGCATAGGAAAATATTCACCTAAAACAATAGAGTCCTGGTACTGTGATTACATGCGTGGAGGATTGGATGCATTAAAACCCGGATACCGGAAAGACAGGGGTAATTGTAGAAAAATAGATACAGAACTTGCTGAAAAAATCCTTGAGACGAAAAGAAAATATCCTAAAGCGCCTACTACAATCATCTATGATAAACTAATAAAAAAAGGCATATTAAAAGAAGGGCAAATATCACTTACCACACTATACAGGTTTTTAAAATTTTCAAATCATGAAAGCATTTATGAAACTGAAGAGAAAAAAGAAATTAAAAGATTTGCACATCAATATATAAATGAGTTGTGGTATGGGGATTTAATGTATGGACCTTACATACAGGAAGGCAGGAAGAAAAGAGCCACATACTTATTAGCATATATAGATGATGCATCAAGACTTGTACCTCACGGAGAATTTTACTATACACAAAATTTAGAATCGTTAAGGCATTCATTTAAAGAAGCGGTGTTAAAAAGAGGCATACCTTCCCTGCTCTATACGGACAATGGGAAGATTTACCGTTCACAGCAGTTTGAATTTATGTGCGCGGACGTAGGATGCACTCTTATACATTCGAAACCCTTTGTTGCACATAGCCGGGGAAAAATAGAAAGGTTCTTTTTAACAGTTAGAAAAAGATTTTTATCCCAACTTAATATGAATAAAATTGAGAGTTTGGAAGAGCCGGTATTCATATACTATGAAGGCAAGAAAATCGGTGAAGCCTTGCAGGTTAATTTTCATGACAATGCCCATATGAAACGAAGGGGCAGACCTAAAAATTCTGAGTTAATAGTGGATTTACAAAATAACGAAGTATCTGTAACACATGCTGACATGCCTAAATCAAAACAAACAATTTCATTTAAAACAATTATGGAAGGAGAGAAATAATTATGTTCAGACAGTTTTTTGGACTAAAATACAATCCTTTTGGAAAAGAAATTGATATTTCTGATGTTTATGAAAGTGAAGATATTAAGGAATTAAATTCAAGATTTAAATATATTCAAAACATCCGGGGAATGTTTCTTTTAGTCGGTGAACCGGGAATGGGAAAATCCACCGCCTTAAGAAAATTTTCAGCCGGGTTAAATCCGGGACTTTACAAACCCTGCTATTTTTCTCTCTCAACAGTTACCGTTATGGATTTTTACCGGGGTCTTTTAATATCTTTAGGAGAAGTGCCTTCACATAAGAAGGTTACAATGTTTCATCAGATACAACAAGCAATAATGTCTTTGTACTATAATCAAAAAATTACTCCGGTTATTATCCTTGACGAGGTACAGATGCTGTCAAACAGCATACTTGAAGAATTAAGGCTTTTATTTAACTTTAAAATGGACTCTGAAAATCCTTTTATATTAATATTGTCGGGGCAATCGCAAATCAGGAACAAATTACAGTTAGCGGTAAATGCACCTTTAAAGCAGCGTATAGCCGTAAAATACGTAATGCAGGGGTTAAAGCCTGAGGAGCTTTCAGACTATATTTTTACAAGGCTAAAGTCTGCCGGTTTACATGAAAATATATTTACCCAGGCTGCAATTGAAGCTATTTATTCTGCATCAAAAGGCGTACCCCGCCTTGTTAACAGCCTTGCAACCTCAAGCCTTATGTATGCTTGTTCAATAAAGCAAAAGCATATAGATGAAGAAATTGTATACCAAGGACAAAAAGATTTTGATATCTAAAATACTTTTGTTTTTAACCGGCAGCCCTAGCCCAACGCTTATCAACCGTTTAAGTAATAAATGTTGTGAACTTATTGAATTTATACTTAAAAGTTTTCTATTATCAATATTTTGATTAAAATTTTTAAGAGCAGTTAATCTGCTCATTTTTATTGTACAAATTTGAAAGTGTTATGCAATACTTATTTTTCCAGATTTTATTTTGAATCCTACTGGAATTTGAAAATTTGATTATCGCGTTCCTATTTTAATTTGAAAATATTCACTAATTTGTGGTAAAATTGACCTAATTAGTCATCATACATGGAGCCTTTTACAGTAATATACATTTCATCAAGCATTACCCCGCTTAATGTACCTAATGAGCTATATGCATGGCTGCTGCTTCCTAAATCAATATTGTCCATCCACACTCTTATGTAATACTCACCATCCGGCATATGTGCATGTGTAAAAGTGTTTATATTGTCCTTGTTTATAATAATGTCCACCTCTGTTGTTTCTGTTATTTTGTACATTTTTTGTCCCGGTTTTACATACTCTCTGTATTTGTAATTATCCCTGCTGCTTAAAGTATTTGACTCTTCATATCCTTCCATCACCATTTTCCAATATTCATGTGTATTTCCTCCGCTTATATGTTCATGGTAAATTTCTTCAACTTTTTTTGTATAACGTAACTCATCGCTATTTCTGTCTAACACCGTCACAAGTTCTATCCCGTTTATACCTATGTTATCCCGTGCCGTCAATCTGCCCGGACGTGTACTGAAAGTACTTCCCCTTTCAGGCAGCAGTTCTCCTTTTATATTTACAGCCTCCCTGTAGTCATTTATGTACATAAGGTCTGTTTCGTAGTTAAATGAATTTATAACGGCGTTTACAATATCTTTGTGTTCCTGTGTATCATAAGGCACAGGCTTGTATGTTACCGTCTCCACTTTAAAAGAATATTTTCCGGCAGGGTTAAAGTAGTATCCTGACTTTATAGGGTACTCAAATCTTTGAAGATCTATATCCGTTGGAAATACAGCTTTGTCATACAGGTCTTTTCTGTTTATACCTTGCCTTGCTGCTTCCCTTGCCTGCATATATTCAACTTCCATAGGACTTTTTATTGTAATTTGTATATCCCCACTGTTTTGCTGCTTAAAAGTTCTTTGATATCTTCCGTCAACAGATGTCCAGCCGTATTCTTTTCCATTGGAGTCTAAACGACACATCCATCTGATTACATTAAAATTATACGGCTCACTTTCCCAATACATTTTTTTGTTAAGAGAATCTACCCTGTTGTTTTCTATTTCATTTCTAAAGCTTTTTGACGGAATGTTTTTCATTCCATTGTATACATAAACATTAAACGTTAAATCTTTTGTTACTTCGTTAAACGGTGCAGTTCTAAGTACTTTATGAGGGCATAATTCACAATCTTCAAAACCGCACTCATAAACATCCCATCCTTGTATATAGCCTTCAGAGAAAAGCCGGCCATTTTTAACCATCGGGGTTGAAGGATTTATGTCAAGCCATTTTCGTCCTTCAGGGTCATCTCCAAAATCCCTTCTTTCAATAGTGAAATTTACAATAGGATTTCTTTCAACTCTGCTTCTTCTCACTTCATTGACAGGAGGATTATTTTGTTCAGAATATTTTCTAAACAATCCGTCCTTTGGATCTCTTATTATTCTAAACTCTCCCGTTATATTTCCGCTCCAGCTTCCTCTGGCAGACCCTAAATCAGCCACGGAAGGTCTTTTTGAAAGATTAAAACTAAAGTCTCTTGAGAGTACGTTGTAAGGAATGTCATATTCACCATATTCAAAAATACTCTCAACATACTTTATTTCTGCTTCAAATACATTGTTTCCTAAATATTTTTCTTCAGGGCTTGTACCGTCTTCGTTTATAACAAAACGCACCAAAACATCATCTTCAGGCATACTAAAACTTGCATACATCAATCTTTCATTTTCACCGGGAATGGTGATTTTGCCCTTTTCTTTGGTTGCATGTCCTAAATATTCTACAGGTATTTTAGAGCCATCACTTTTCTTTATAATTTCCCATTCATAATCTGCTGTCTCATCCTCAGTAAATGTGGACTTTACATTTATTCCGACTAAAACTTTTCTTCCTGCCCCGGCACCAACCGGAATAGATTCTGCTTGAACGGAAATATCTTTTTTTAGCATTTCAAACGGCATAAGGAGAAAGGTTTTGTATCTTAAATTTTGACCATTGTTGTGAAAATAAAATCCTATTCCCAGCCCCCATGAATGCATTGTAGGGGGCTGGATTATATGTACATAATCTTCAACAGAACCTCCGTCAGAAAAATATTGGGGCTCCGGACCGTCAACTATATTTGCGGCAAAGAAATCCCTCCGTCCGGTTAATTCAAATAATTGTTCCGGTGTAAAATCTATCATATTTATCCACTGTTGAATATAAGGATGTTTATGGTCCCACGGTTCTTTAACCCATCTTCCGTTGAGAGTTTTAACATTCTGTGTTGGGGGATAATCAGGTGGAAATACAGGATTTGCAAATAAATCTCCATTAAGAGTGTAACCTAAACATCTGTATTGAGAAACTCCTTCTTCATCGGGTCTTTTAATTACTTTAATTGCAGCTTCTTTAACAGCATCAATACTGGCTTTTTCCTCACTGCCATATACAAAAATAGGCATATCACTAAAAGCCGGAGTACCCTTTACAGCTAATACTTCATTTATTTTATCTCCCTTTATATTCGTTTCTCCATAATATCCGTAAAATCCCAGTACATTTTCTTCTAAAAATTTATTGGCAATATCCAGTGATTCTTTGGCTGTTTTTATATTAGTGCTGCTTGCTGATACTGTAATATTAATCACCTGTATTAGTAAAGATATAATCAGTATTTTAATTATATGCTTTTTCACCTTTTACACCTGCCGTTTCATCGTTATTAATTTTCCCACTCAACTACAACATCATTGTACTGACTTGTATTAGGTATATATCCAGGATGAAAAATATCTATCGATATAGACTCTGTTATTGATTTTCTTATCCAAATATATTGATTAGTTTTTTCTACATATATATATTTTTCAGGTAATTGATGCCATCTGCTTTTCTTTTGTTCAACATGTTTTCTTATTTCATTTGCTATATCTTTACCAAACTTATTTTCTAATGCAAATGTTAAGTCTTCAATTTGTTTTTCAAAATTTGGTCTCATAAAATTTATAGACATTCTCGTTTCTACTTTGTCACTTCCTTGGGGTTTTGCAATTATTATGTTTGTATCATTTGGCACTAAATAGCCATACTTTTCTATAATACTTCCATCCTTTGGGGTGTCATCCTTTATGTCGCCTTTTTCTCTTGTATCAATATAAACCGTCCTTACAGCCGGGTCCCAATCCACCCTTGCACCTAACCCCTCACTTACAAACCTCACCGGTACAAAGGTCCTGTCTTCCTTCAGCAACGCTTCTGTATCCATTAGATTCTTTTCACCGTTTATTGTATAGTCCTTTTTTCCAATTACTATCTTTATTTCTTTATCTCCCTGGGATATTGTAACCGTCTTTGTGCTTCCTTCCCAGCCTACTTCTGCCCCTAATGCTTCACTTACAAACCTCACCGGTACCTGTGTCCTGCCGTTGTCGTCTATAAACGGCTCTGCATCCGGGAAATTCACCCTATTGCCGTTTACCACCACACGAAGAGGCAATTGAGCAAAGGATGTTGTTGTAAAAGCCATTAACATAATAACTGATACTGTAATAAATAAAACTATTTTTTTCATTTTATTTCCTCCCATTTTTCATTTTTTACATGATATATAATATATATCTACAAAATTTTATTTTAACTTTATTTTTATAATCAAGCAAAACTATTTGCTTCCCTGCTACTGTAGATTTTCATTTTAAATTTGGTAAACTACCCTTATTTTATCACATTAAAATAGGTGAAAAAAATTCTTAACCCTACCGCGATAGCGTCATTTTATTGTAGGAAAAAGAAAAAGTAGATGACATCCCATTTTTCATTTGTGCAGCTATTTCAAATAACGGTCTCTTAGTAACGAAAGTGTTTTACATCATGTTGAGCTAATTATTTTCTTTTATAATTCCTCTAACTTATTGTCTATTATACCATATAACTCTTTCTTTGGTCTGTCCTGATTAAACTGGACATACAATTACGTCAGTTTACTGCCTCGCTCTCAAAATTTCTCTGTCTTTCGTTAGACCAATTGCTTGTTTTCGGAGTGCCCTTGACAACAAGCATCTCCTATATGATTAAAGCAGCCAGAGCGGAGCCACATTATATGTAGTAGGCCTCTGGGAACAGGTGGCTGCCGCCTTTTAATAGGATATCATACGGGTCCCTCTTATTGTAAAGGGAAGCTCCGCCACTCCTGCGATATCGGTACTAGGCCACTTTTTTCTCATTCTTATAGTAGTCGTTTATATATTCTCTTGGCAATTTATATCCAAGTGATGAATGCAAACGCCTTGAGTTATAAAAACCTTCTATATAGTTAATTATCACCTTCCTAGTCTCTTTTTTTGTCTTGAAGCGGATTCCATATATCACGTCCTTCTTCAAGGTTGAGTGTAGATTTTCATTTTAATTTAGGTAAATCTACCCTTATTTTATCACATTAAAATAGGTGAAAAAATTTTTAACCCTACCGCAATTTGAAAAAATATTTTCACTCGCTATATATGTCCTCTATGTGGATGCACCATATCATATATTCCTAACTTTTGTTTACCCGGATTTATTAATGCAGTAAATCATATTTTTGAATACATATATAATTTATTTTATCGTAAAGGTAGTATTAATTCAGTTATAAACCGACTAAATCTAAAAAACAACGTACAGTTTTCAAGGCAAATTCTATACTATTACAGAAAAAAATTCATTAAAAATCTCAATACAATACAAAATGGATTAAGACAAATAATACACAAAGTGAAATTACCGGATGAAACTCTTGGAAACACAGAAAAAGCAAGAAACGTTTTAGCAATAGTAGTAAGAGAATTCCCCAACATTCAACTATTCTCTCAAAAATACTATCAAGCTACCGCTAAAACATTTCTTGCAGCATGATTATAACATTAAAATAGGATTTTAAAAAGCGTCTTATGAAAAATTTTTAATGAAATCAACCGCAACACCATATTTTCCTTTACTTGAGCAAATAACTATGGTAACATCCGTGGTAAAGAACAGCCTGACCGGTCATGGCTTCCTAAAAATGCAACAGGAGGTCAGGAATATGTTAAGTGAAGAGGTAAGAAATGCCATTGCGTTAAAAAGATTTTCACTGATAAGTCCGATCCTAAATGGACAAGTGAATAATCGTAAGGACTATTATGTTCAAATTTCATCAAAACCCGTAGAAATGCCACACTATGGCATAAGAAAATATTCACCTAAAACAATAGAGTCCTGGTACTGTGATTACATGCGTGAAGGATTGGATGCATTAAAACCCGGATACCGGAAAGACAGGGGTAATTGTAGAAAAATAGATACAGAACTTGCTGAAAAAATCCTTGAGACGAAAAGAAAATATCCTAAAGCGCCTACTACAATCATCTATGATAAACTAATAAAAAAAGGCATATTAAAAGAAGGGCAAATATCACTTACCACACTATACAGGTTTTTAAAATTTTCAAATCATGAAAGCATTTATGAAACTGAAGAGAAAAAAGAAATTAAAAGATTTGCACATCAATATATAAATGAGTTGTGGTATGGGGATTTAATGTATGGACCTTACATACAGGAAGAGGCATACCTTCCCTGCTCTATACGGACAATGGGAAGATTTACCGTTCACAGCAGTTTGAATTTATGTGCGCGGACGTAGGATGCACTCTTATACATTCGAAACCCTTTGTTGCACATAGCCGGGGAAAAATAGAAAGGTTCTTTTTAACAGTTAGAAAAAGATTTTTATCCCAACTTAATATGAATAAAATTAAGAGTTTAGAAGAGCCGGTATTCATATACTATGAAGGCAAGAAAATCGGTGAAGCCTTGCAGGTTAATTTTCATGACAATGCCCATATGAAACGAAGGGGCAGACCTAAAAATTCTGAGTTAATAGTGGATTTACAAAATAACGAAGTATCTGTAACACATGCTGACATGCCTAAATCAAAACAAACAATTTCATTTAAAACAATTATGGAAGGAGAGAAATAATTATGTTCAGACAGTTTTTTGGACTAAAATACAATCCTTTTGGAAAAGAAATTGATATTTCTGATGTTTATGAAAGTGAAGATATTAAGGAATTAAATTCAAGATTTAAATATATTCAAAACATCCGGGGAATGTTTCTTTTAGTCGGTGAACCGGGAATGGGAAAATCCACCGCCTTAAGAAAATTTTCAGCCGGGTTAAATCCGGGACTTTACAAACCCTGCTATTTTTCTCTCTCAACAGTTACCGTTATGGATTTTTACCGAGGTCTTTTAATATCTTTAGGAGAAGTGCCTTCACATAAGAAGGTTACAATGTTTCATCAGATACAACAAGCAATAATGTCTTTGTACTATATACCCAGGCTGCAATTGAAGCTATTTATTCTGCATCAAAAGGCGTACCCCGCCTTGTTAACAGTCTTGCAACCTCAAGCCTTATGTATGCTTGTTCAATAAAGCAAAAGCATGTAGATGAAGAAATCGTATACCAAGGACAAAAAGACTTTGATATCTAAAATACTTTTATCTTTAACCGGCAGCCTTAGTACAACGGTTATAAACCGT
The genomic region above belongs to Acetivibrio saccincola and contains:
- a CDS encoding ISLre2 family transposase; amino-acid sequence: MYNSIQHFNEFGAKRIEKKIKNFIEEGKDLADLILGLKEDLFKLGRDILKEVLEDMDEYLRNCEIRKQYWEIIRKDKTAILTTFGTLSYNRTYFKHKENGNRQHLVDRIVGVEPHDRVSADVVINAIEEAADSSYRKAGEKATYIDEISKQAVMNKIHNIEIVEPEIKVDKKRKVKILYVEADEDHVALQQKSTLRQNEKGKRNTIMPKLVYVHEGIDFEKSNKKRKVLKNVRYFGGVYNNSENLWLEVSEYIYKQYDVDFLETVYISGDGASWIRQGVNWLSKSKFVLDRYHLQKYVRVATTHLNDEAISQDLQDALNLSDKKKLTKVFKKIIEKTGDNESKIKAIKSAKRYILNNWDGIEIRSNTRIVGCSAEGHVSHVFSSRLSSRPKGWSRKGVEKMSKLIIYKKNGGKVYDIVMAQKQKKLAASRQEIQEKLIKELKKSSNRYESVWNSNLTVIHKGCKTGLYKELRRIIGICG
- a CDS encoding IS3 family transposase, encoding MIYGIRFKTKKETRKVIINYIEGFYNSRRLHSSLGYRLPREYINDYYKNEKKVA
- a CDS encoding DDE-type integrase/transposase/recombinase codes for the protein MLSEEVRNAIALKRFSLISPILNGQVNNRKDYYAQISSKPVEMPHYGIGKYSPKTIESWYCDYMRGGLDALKPGYRKDRGNCRKIDTELAEKILETKRKYPKAPTTIIYDKLIKKGILKEGQISLTTLYRFLKFSNHESIYETEEKKEIKRFAHQYINELWYGDLMYGPYIQEGRKKRATYLLAYIDDASRLVPHGEFYYTQNLESLRHSFKEAVLKRGIPSLLYTDNGKIYRSQQFEFMCADVGCTLIHSKPFVAHSRGKIERFFLTVRKRFLSQLNMNKIESLEEPVFIYYEGKKIGEALQVNFHDNAHMKRRGRPKNSELIVDLQNNEVSVTHADMPKSKQTISFKTIMEGEK
- a CDS encoding ExeA family protein; its protein translation is MFRQFFGLKYNPFGKEIDISDVYESEDIKELNSRFKYIQNIRGMFLLVGEPGMGKSTALRKFSAGLNPGLYKPCYFSLSTVTVMDFYRGLLISLGEVPSHKKVTMFHQIQQAIMSLYYNQKITPVIILDEVQMLSNSILEELRLLFNFKMDSENPFILILSGQSQIRNKLQLAVNAPLKQRIAVKYVMQGLKPEELSDYIFTRLKSAGLHENIFTQAAIEAIYSASKGVPRLVNSLATSSLMYACSIKQKHIDEEIVYQGQKDFDI
- a CDS encoding Athe_2463 domain-containing protein, translating into MKKHIIKILIISLLIQVINITVSASSTNIKTAKESLDIANKFLEENVLGFYGYYGETNIKGDKINEVLAVKGTPAFSDMPIFVYGSEEKASIDAVKEAAIKVIKRPDEEGVSQYRCLGYTLNGDLFANPVFPPDYPPTQNVKTLNGRWVKEPWDHKHPYIQQWINMIDFTPEQLFELTGRRDFFAANIVDGPEPQYFSDGGSVEDYVHIIQPPTMHSWGLGIGFYFHNNGQNLRYKTFLLMPFEMLKKDISVQAESIPVGAGAGRKVLVGINVKSTFTEDETADYEWEIIKKSDGSKIPVEYLGHATKEKGKITIPGENERLMYASFSMPEDDVLVRFVINEDGTSPEEKYLGNNVFEAEIKYVESIFEYGEYDIPYNVLSRDFSFNLSKRPSVADLGSARGSWSGNITGEFRIIRDPKDGLFRKYSEQNNPPVNEVRRSRVERNPIVNFTIERRDFGDDPEGRKWLDINPSTPMVKNGRLFSEGYIQGWDVYECGFEDCELCPHKVLRTAPFNEVTKDLTFNVYVYNGMKNIPSKSFRNEIENNRVDSLNKKMYWESEPYNFNVIRWMCRLDSNGKEYGWTSVDGRYQRTFKQQNSGDIQITIKSPMEVEYMQAREAARQGINRKDLYDKAVFPTDIDLQRFEYPIKSGYYFNPAGKYSFKVETVTYKPVPYDTQEHKDIVNAVINSFNYETDLMYINDYREAVNIKGELLPERGSTFSTRPGRLTARDNIGINGIELVTVLDRNSDELRYTKKVEEIYHEHISGGNTHEYWKMVMEGYEESNTLSSRDNYKYREYVKPGQKMYKITETTEVDIIINKDNINTFTHAHMPDGEYYIRVWMDNIDLGSSSHAYSSLGTLSGVMLDEMYITVKGSMYDD
- a CDS encoding copper amine oxidase N-terminal domain-containing protein; translated protein: MKKIVLFITVSVIMLMAFTTTSFAQLPLRVVVNGNRVNFPDAEPFIDDNGRTQVPVRFVSEALGAEVGWEGSTKTVTISQGDKEIKIVIGKKDYTINGEKNLMDTEALLKEDRTFVPVRFVSEGLGARVDWDPAVRTVYIDTREKGDIKDDTPKDGSIIEKYGYLVPNDTNIIIAKPQGSDKVETRMSINFMRPNFEKQIEDLTFALENKFGKDIANEIRKHVEQKKSRWHQLPEKYIYVEKTNQYIWIRKSITESISIDIFHPGYIPNTSQYNDVVVEWEN
- a CDS encoding IS3 family transposase, with protein sequence MIYGIRFKTKKETRKVIINYIEGFYNSRRLHSSLGYKLPREYINDYYKNEKKVA
- a CDS encoding ATP-binding protein, with amino-acid sequence MFRQFFGLKYNPFGKEIDISDVYESEDIKELNSRFKYIQNIRGMFLLVGEPGMGKSTALRKFSAGLNPGLYKPCYFSLSTVTVMDFYRGLLISLGEVPSHKKVTMFHQIQQAIMSLYYIPRLQLKLFILHQKAYPALLTVLQPQALCMLVQ